In the Devosia sp. SL43 genome, one interval contains:
- a CDS encoding electron transfer flavoprotein subunit beta/FixA family protein: MKVLVPVKRVVDFNVKIRVKADGSGVDLANVKMSMNPFDEIAVEEAIRLKEAGKVTEIVVVSIGPAQAQDTLRTALAMGADRGILINVDGVVEPLTVAKLLKGVVEAEAPRLVILGKQAIDDDSNQTGQMLSALLGWSQATFASKIELGDDKAVVLREVDGGLQSIEVTLPTIVTADLRLNEPRYASLPNIMKAKKKPLEEKTAADYGVSVEPRLKVLRTEEPGTRKAGIKVATVAELVDKLRNEARVI; the protein is encoded by the coding sequence ATGAAAGTTCTGGTGCCGGTAAAGCGCGTGGTCGACTTCAACGTGAAGATCCGCGTCAAGGCTGATGGCTCGGGTGTCGACCTCGCCAATGTGAAGATGTCGATGAACCCCTTCGACGAAATCGCCGTCGAGGAGGCCATCCGGCTCAAGGAAGCCGGGAAGGTCACCGAGATCGTCGTCGTATCGATCGGCCCGGCGCAGGCGCAGGACACGTTGCGCACGGCTTTGGCCATGGGCGCCGATCGCGGCATCCTGATCAATGTGGATGGTGTGGTCGAGCCGCTGACCGTCGCTAAACTTCTCAAGGGTGTGGTCGAGGCCGAAGCGCCACGCCTGGTTATCCTGGGCAAGCAGGCCATTGACGACGATTCCAACCAGACCGGGCAGATGCTGTCGGCTTTGCTGGGCTGGTCGCAGGCGACCTTCGCCTCCAAGATCGAACTGGGCGACGACAAGGCCGTGGTGCTGCGTGAAGTTGATGGCGGCCTGCAGTCCATCGAAGTCACGCTGCCCACCATCGTGACGGCAGATCTGCGTCTCAATGAGCCGCGTTACGCCTCGCTGCCCAATATCATGAAGGCCAAGAAGAAGCCGCTCGAGGAGAAGACTGCTGCCGATTACGGCGTGTCGGTCGAGCCGCGCCTTAAGGTGCTGAGGACCGAGGAGCCGGGGACGCGCAAGGCCGGCATCAAGGTCGCCACCGTCGCCGAACTGGTCGACAAGCTGCGCAACGAAGCCCGCGTTATCTGA